A region from the Triticum urartu cultivar G1812 chromosome 1, Tu2.1, whole genome shotgun sequence genome encodes:
- the LOC125536155 gene encoding uncharacterized protein LOC125536155: protein MPLPLRRLSSPLRRSLSTAASRPAWAMVYRISTAEESARGASLSLAPPPLPSRVTVPKRAFALDPLPAADRRFINVFGSSVLAASGHGLLLLGAYKNRANAFEMFEDRPPSAVPFEVLDQVYERWCCSDPMRLARFVCNPVTGEMARLPDFDGTEDAFAASTGLLTHADGGHGPPKRYAAAQLSVVDRGRRFLLRRLTSETGKWDELLLPSPLPPGRRMHMNHEVLDFGGRLWWVDVSWGAVSVDPFSDRPELCPVELPGGSVLPNQQSAIEMWQLLLHRRMGVSGGRLRFVEVSEEEPFRIKSFTLDGESGRWTLEHQVSWRTLYSDAKATPLIAAIDPLDPDSLYFTVLVGKASCLSVDLSVPVGKALCLGVDMRSKRPTESMALGGGGVHPSKCNSSFVLPCVLPSFLGSSSIPGKNGLMKNKTLADILVRSDKQPNA from the exons ATGCCGCTCCCGCTCCGCCGCCTCTCCAGccccctccgccgctccctctCCACCGCCGCCTCGCGCCCCGCCTGGGCGATGGTCTACCGGATCTCGACGGCGGAGGAGTCGGCGCGGGGCGCGTCCCTCTCGCTCGCCCCGCCCCCGCTCCCCTCCCGCGTCACCGTCCCCAAGCGGGCCTTCGCTCTGGACCCCCTCCCGGCCGCCGACCGCCGCTTCATCAACGTCTTCGGCAGCAGCGTCCTCGCCGCGAGCGGCCacggcctcctcctgctcggcgCCTACAAGAACCGCGCCAACGCCTTCGAAATGTTCGAAGACCGGCCCCCGTCCGCCGTCCCGTTCGAGGTCCTCGACCAGGTGTACGAGCGCTGGTGCTGCTCCGACCCGATGAGGCTCGCCCGCTTCGTCTGCAACCCCGTCACCGGCGAGATGGCGCGCCTCCCGGACTTCGACGGCACGGAGGACGCCTTCGCCGCGTCCACGGGCCTCCTCACCCACGCCGACGGCGGGCACGGGCCGCCCAAGAGGTACGCCGCCGCGCAGCTCAGCGTGGTCGACCGCGGACGCCGATTCCTGCTGCGCCGGCTCACTTCAGAGACAGGAAAGTGGGACGAGCTGCTGCTGCCGTCCCCGCTGCCGCCTGGGCGCCGGATGCACATGAACCACGAGGTACTGGACTTCGGGGGCCGGCTCTGGTGGGTGGACGTGAGCTGGGGCGCCGTCAGCGTCGACCCGTTCAGCGACCGGCCTGAGCTCTGCCCCGTCGAGCTGCCAGGAGGCAGCGTGCTTCCTAACCAACAGAGCGCTATAGAGATGTGGCAGCTCCTCCTGCACAGGCGCATGGGGGTCAGCGGCGGCAGGCTGCGGTTTGTGGAGGTTTCTGAGGAGGAGCCCTTCCGCATCAAGTCGTTCACGCTGGACGGCGAGAGTGGCCGTTGGACGCTGGAGCATCAGGTGTCGTGGAGAACTCTCTATTCCGATGCCAAGGCGACGCCTTTGATTGCTGCCATTGATCCACTCGACCCCGACTCGCTGTATTTCACCGTGCTTGTGGGCAAGGCATCATGTTTAAGCGTGGATCTCTCTGTGCCTGTCGGCAAAGCATTATGTTTAGGCGTGGACATGCGCTCGAAGAGACCGACTGAGTCTATGGCATTAGGTGGTGGCGGCGTTCATCCAAGCAAGTGCAACTCAAGCTTCGTTCTGCCATGTGTGCTCCCCTCATTTCTCGGATCAAGCTCCATTCCAG GCAAGAACGGCCTCATGAAAAACAAGACTCTGGCAGATATTCTGGTTCGTTCAGACAAACAGCCGAATGCCTGA